CCCGGGAGTCGGGGTCCGACCTCGACGTGCACATCGTCACCCACGACGAGGTCGCCAAGGGGCGCGGGCTGCCGGTGGCCAGGGGCGCCCGGCTCGGGCGGGCCCGGATCATCTGGGGGTGGCTGGTCGGTGTGGTGGGTCCGGTGCTGCTGGCGCTGCTGCTGAACACCGTCCACCTCGGCCTCGCCAACGACATGCTGCTGTTCCTGGCCGTGACGGTGGCGGCGGCGCTGCTCGGCGGGCTGCTGCCGGCCCTGGCCTCGGCGGCGGTGGGCTCACTGCTGCTGAACTACTTCTACACACCGCCCCTGCACCGATGGACGATCGCCGACCCGAAGAACATCGTCGCCATCGTGATCTTCGTCGGGGTGGGGGTGTCGGTGGCCTCGGTGGTGGACCTGGCGGCCCGGCGGACGCACCAGGCGGCCCGGTTGCGGGCCGAGTCGGAGATCCTGTCCTACCTGGCGGGCAACGTACTGCGGGGCGAGACCAGCCTGGAGGCGCTGCTGGAGCGGGTGCGCGAGACCTTCGGGATGGAGTCGGCGGCACTGCTGGAGCGGGCGGACGACAGGGCGCCGTGGACCCGCGCGGGCCATGTCGGGTTCGGACGACCGGTCGAGCGGCCCGAGGACGCGGACGTGGACGTGCCGGTCGGCGACCACCTGGCGCTGGCGCTCACCGGGCGGGTGCTGCCCGCGGAGGACCGGCGGGTGCTGGCCGCGTTCGCCGCGCAGGCGGTCGTCGTACTGGACCGGCGGCGCCTCCAGGAGGAGGCCGACCAGGCCCGAGCGCTGGCCGAGGGCAATCGCATCCGCACGGCCCTGCTGGCCGCCGTGAGTCACGACCTGCGGACCCCGCTGGCCGGGATCAAGGCGGCGGTGTCGAGCCTCAGGTCCGACGACGTGGCCTGGTCCGAGGAGGACCAGGCGGAGCTGCTGGAGGGCATCGAGGAGGGCGCGGACCGCCTCGACCACCTGGTGGGCAACCTGCTGGACATGTCCCGCCTCCAGACCGGTACGGTCACGCCGATCATCCGGGAGATCGACCTGGACGAGGTGGTGCCGATGGCGCTCGGCGGGGTGCCCGATCCGGCGGTGAGCGTGGAGCTGGACATCCCGGAGTCGCTGCCCATGGTCGCCGTGGACGCCGGGCTGCTGGAGCGGTCGGTCGCCAACCTCGTGGAGAACGCGGTCAAGTACAGTCCGGGCGGCGAGCCCGTGCTGGTCTCGGCGAGCGCGATGTCCGACCGGGTCGAGGTACGGGTCGTGGACCGCGGGCCGGGCGTTCCCGACGAGGCCAAGGAGCGGATATTCGCCCCCTTCCAGCGCTACGGCGACGCCCCGCGCGGGGCCGGGGTGGGGCTGGGTCTCGCGGTCGCGCGTGGTTTCGCCGAGGCCATGGGCGGCACCCTCAACGCCGAGGACACCCCCGGCGGCGGCCTCACCATGGTCCTCACCGTCCGCGCGGCGGGACCGCGCCTCGAGCCGCAGGCCGCACAACCTGCACAACCCGAAAGGCACGCCTCATGCTGAGCCCGGCCGAGGGGACGCCCCAGGCCCCCACGAGAGTGCTCGTGATCGACGACGAGCCGCAGATCGTCCGCGCCCTCGTGATCAACCTCAAGGCCCGCAGGTACGAGGTCGACGCGGCCCACGACGGCGCCACCGCCCTCCGGCTCGCCGCCGCCCGCCACCCGGACGTGATCGTCCTCGACCTGGGGCTGCCGGACATGGACGGCGTCGAGGTGATCAAGGGACTGCGCGGCTGGACCAGGGTGCCGATCCTGGTGCTGTCCGCCCGGCACTCCTCGGACGAGAAGGTCGAGGCGCTCGACGCGGGCGCCGACGACTACGTCACCAAGCCGTTCGGCATGGACGAGCTGCTGGCCCGGCTGCGAGCCGCAGTCCGCCGGGCGGAACCCGCCGGGGGAGGCGAGGACGAGGTCCTGGTGGAGACCGACGAGTTCACCGTCGACCTGGCCGCGAAGAAGGTCAACCGGGCCGGGAAGGACGTACGGCTGACCCCCACGGAGTGGCATCTGCTGGAGGTGCTGGTGCGCAACACCGGCCGGCTGGTCAGCCAGAAACAGCTGCTCCAGGAGGTGTGGGGGCCGTCGTACGGCACGGAGACCAACTACCTGCGGGTGTACATGGCGCAGCTCAGACGCAAGCTCGAGGCGGATCCCTCGCATCCCAAGCACTTCGTCACGGAACCCGGGATGGGCTACCGGTTCGAGCGCTAGTGCGACGGGTGGGGCGGCGGCTACGGCTCTGTGGGTGTGCCCCGGTACCCTTCAGACATGAGTGCTGTCCCTCGTTCCGAAAAGCCGGTGGGCCGGTTCCGGCGCATGCTAGACCGGCTCTCCTCGTCGCAGGAGGACCTGGAGTCCGAGGAGCTGCGAGAGGACGCCGAGACGGCCGGATGCACACGGATCGGAGACTGCCAGGACCGCCAGATCGTCACGGTTACTGGTACCTTGCGCACGGTCACTCTGCGGCCACGCGCCGGAGTCCCGGCCCTGGAGGCCGAGCTGTTCGACGGCAGCGCCGCGCTGGACGTGGTGTGGCTGGGCAGGCGCTCCATAGTGGGCATAGAACCGGGGCGCAAGCTCATCGCATCGGGGCGGGTCTCCATGAGCCGGGGCCGCCGGGTGCTGTTCAACCCCAAGTACGAACTGAGACCCCTGGGTAGGGAGTAGCCGGTGACGTCGCTCGACAAGCCGACCGAAGACACGACCGCGGACGACACGACCGCGGCCGACGCCCGGGCGGTGACCGAGGCTGCGCTGTTCGAGGCGTTCGGCGGGGTGCGGGGCATGGTCGAGACGGTCGTGCCCGGCCTGCTCTTCGTCACGATCTTCACGATCAACAAGGATCTGCACATGTCCGCGATCGCCGCGCTCGCGGTGTCGCTGATCCTGGTCGTGGTCCGCCTGGCGATGAAGGACACGGTCAAGCACGCCTTCAGCGGGGTCTTCGGCGTCGCCTTCGGCGTCGTCTTCGCGATGATGACCGGCAACGCCAAGGACTTCTATCTGCCGGGCATGCTCTACACGCTCGGCCTGGCCCTCGCCTACATCATCACGACGCTGTGCGGGGTGCCGCTGATCGGCCTGATCCTGGGCCCGGTCTTCAAGGAGAACCTCTCCTGGCGGACCCGTAACCCGGGCCGCAAGAAGGCGTACGCCAAGGCCAGCTGGGCGTGGGGGCTGATCCTGCTCGCCAAGTGCGCGATCCTGTTCCCGCTGTACTGGTGGGCCAACACCGCGCAGCTGGGCTGGGTGCTGATCGCACTGAAGATCCCGCCGTTCCTGCTCGCCGTCTGGCTGACGTGGGTCTTCCTCGCGAAGGCGCCCGCGCCCATCGATGTGTTCGCGGAGATGGAGGCGGAGGAGAAGGCCGCGGCCGCTGCGTCGGAGGCGTCGGAGGCGTCGGAGGCTGGTGGGCGGCACCGTCGGGAGGGTTAGCTCCCGGTGTCGGGGTGACCGTCCCTGGGGGCTGCGCCCCCAGACCCCCCTTCGGCCCTGAACGGGCCTCGTCCTCGAACGCCGGACGGGCCGGTAAGGACTCGTACGGGCCTCGTCCTCGAACGCCGGACGGGCCGATAGACAGACGCGCGATGGGGGCGCCCGGAGATCTCCGGGCGCCCCCATCGCGCGTCTGTCCCTGGCGGCTCAGCTGCCGGTGTCCTCCTTGCGGACCGACAGGAGGTCCTCCAGTTGTTCCTCTCTCGCCTGGGCGGCCACGAAGAGCAGTTCGTCGCCCGGCTCGAGGGAGTCCTCGCGGGTCGGGGTCAGGACCCGGGTGCCGCGGATGATGGTGACCAGCGAGGTGTCCTCCGGCCATTCCACGTCGCCGACCTGGGTGCCGGCCAGGGCCGACTCCTCGGGGAGGGTCAGTTCGACGAGGTTGGCGTCGCCGTGGCTGAAGCGGAGCAGACGGACCAGGTCGCCGACGCTCACCGCCTCCTCGACCAGGGCCGACATCAGACGCGGGGTGGAGACGGCCACGTCCACGCCCCAGGACTCGTTGAACAGCCACTCGTTCTTCGGGTTGTTCACCCGGGCGACGACCCGCGGGACGCCGTACTCCGTCTTGGCCAGCAACGACACGACCAGGTTGACCTTGTCGTCGCCGGTCGCGGCGATCACGACGTTGCAACGCTGGAGGGCGGCCTCGTCGAGGGAGGTGATCTCACAGGCGTCGGCCAGCAGCCACTCCGCCTGCGGGACGCGCTCGACCGAGATGGCGGTCGGCGCCTTGTCCACGAGCAGGACCTCGTGGCCGTTCTCCAGCAGTTCGCCCGCGATCGAGCGGCCGACGGCGCCGGCTCCGGCAATGGCGACCCTCATCAGTGACCGTCCTCCTTGGGACCCTCGGCGAACGAGGCCTCGACCTTCTCGACCTCGTCGCTGCGCAGCATCACGTGCACCAGGTCGCCCTCCTGGAGCACCGTCTGGGAGGTGGGCAGGATCGCCTCGCCGAGGCGGGTCAGGAACGCCACGCGGACGCCCGTCTCCTCCTGAAGCTTGCTGATCTTGTGGCCGACCCAGGACGGGGCGGCGTGCACCTCGGCGAGCTCGACGCCCCCGGTGGGGTCGCGCCACAGCGGCTCGGCGCCCGAGGGGAGCAGTCGGCGCAGCATCTGGTCGGCCGTCCAGCGGACGGTGGCGACGGTGGGGATGCCGAGGCGCTGGTAGACCTCGGCGCGCCGGGGGTCGTAGATACGGGCCGCGACGTTCTCGATGCCGAACATCTCACGGGCCACCCGGGCGGCGATGATGTTGGAGTTGTCGCCGCTGGACACGGCGGCGAAGGCGCCGGCCTCCTCGATGCCCGCCTCGCGCAGGGTGTCCTGGTCGAAGCCGACTCCGGTGACCCGCCGGCCACCGAAACCGGAGCCCAGTCGTCGGAAGGCGGTGGGGTCCTGGTCGATCACGGCGACCGTGTGCCCCTGTTGCTCCAGGGTCTGCGCGAGGGCGGAACCCACCCTGCCGCAGCCCATGATGACGATGTGCACGACCGTCCTTCCGAGGTCAAGAAGTCAAGAAGTCAATAAAAATTCTGGCCTGGCTTTGAACAGGGTCTCAGACCGTCGACCAAGCTACACACGTGCGGTCGGCGCAGGGCACCCCCGTGCACGCTTTGCGGGATCAGCGGCGGCTGATGCTCCAGACACTGAGGAAGGTAAGGATTCCGAGGCCGACGAGGGTGCCGACGGCGCCGATGATCTCCGCGGTCGTGTGCATGGGACCCTCCAAGGGGGCGGCAGCGGGCGGGGATTGTCATATAGGCATGGGAATCGGTGCGGTCGCGGAATCCGCAGCGCGGGCATGGCCGAATTCACCCGGGAGGCAGACGCGGCACGCCATCACCCGGCTGAGGCCGGGGGAGGGTGGGCGGTCCCGTGTTCGAAGGCCTACGATCCTCTGTTGTGTCCAAACTGACCGACGTGCCCAAACGGATTCTGATCGGGCGCGCACTGCGCAGTGATCGGCTCGGAGAAACGCTCCTGCCGAAGCGCATCGCCCTGCCCGTCTTCGCTTCCGACCCGCTGTCCTCCGTGGCCTACGCGCCCGGGGAGGTGCTGCTGGTCCTGTCCATCGCGGGCGTGTCGGCCTACCACTTCAGCCCCTGGATCGCCCTCGCGGTCGTCGTGCTGATGTTCACGGTGGTCGCCTCCTACCGGCAGAACGTCCACGCCTACCCCAGTGGCGGCGGCGACTACGAGGTGGCCACCACCAACCTCGGCCCCAAGGCCGGCCTGACCGTCGCGAGCGCGCTGCTCGTCGACTACGTCCTGACCGTCGCCGTCTCCATCGCCTCCGGCATCGAGAACCTCGGCTCCGCGATCCCGTTCGTGGTCGAGCACAAGGTGGCCTGCGCGGTCGCCGTGATCGTGCTGCTGACGCTGATGAACCTGCGCGGCGTCAAGGAGTCCGGCAAGCTCTTCGCGATCCCGACCTATGTCTTCGTCGCGGGCGTCTTCATCATGATCGCCTGGGGTGCCTTCCGCGGGCTGGTGCTCGACGACACCATGCGGGCCCCGACGGCCGAGTACACGATCAAGGCCGAGCACCAGGGCCTGGCCGGGTTCGCCCTGGTCTTCCTGCTGCTGCGCGCCTTCTCCTCCGGCTGTGCCGCGCTCACCGGCGTGGAGGCGATCTCCAACGGCGTCCCCGCCTTCCGCAAGCCCAAGTCGAAGAACGCGGCGAGCACGCTCGCGGCGATGGGCCTGCTGGCCGTCACCATGTTCTGCGGCATCATCGTGCTGGCCCTGTTCACCAAGGTCCGGATGGCCGAGAACCCGGCCGTCGACCTGCTGCACAACGGGGTCGCGGTCGGCGCCGACTACGTCCAGAACCCGGTGATCACCCAGGTCGCCGAGGCCGTCTTCGGCAAGGACAGTTTCCTCTTCATCGTCCTCGCCGCAGCCACCGCCCTGGTGCTGTTCCTGGCGGCGAACACCGCCTACAACGGCTTCCCGGTGCTCGGCTCGATCCTCGCCCAGGACCGCTACCTGCCCCGCCAGCTGCACACCCGCGGCGACCGCCTCGCCTTCTCCAACGGCATCGTGCTGCTCGCCGGCGCGGCCACGCTGCTGGTCGTCATCTACGGCGCCGACTCCACGCGGCTGATCCAGCTGTACATCGTCGGCGTGTTCGTGTCGTTCACCCTCAGCCAGATCGGCATGGTCCGGCACTGGAACCGCCTGCTGGCGACCGAGACCGACCAGCTCAAGCGCCGGCACATGATCCGCTCCCGCGCGATCAACACCTTCGGCGCCTTCTTCACCGGCCTGGTCCTGATCGTCGTCCTGGTCACCAAGTTCACGCACGGCG
The sequence above is a segment of the Streptomyces asoensis genome. Coding sequences within it:
- a CDS encoding potassium channel family protein, with translation MRVAIAGAGAVGRSIAGELLENGHEVLLVDKAPTAISVERVPQAEWLLADACEITSLDEAALQRCNVVIAATGDDKVNLVVSLLAKTEYGVPRVVARVNNPKNEWLFNESWGVDVAVSTPRLMSALVEEAVSVGDLVRLLRFSHGDANLVELTLPEESALAGTQVGDVEWPEDTSLVTIIRGTRVLTPTREDSLEPGDELLFVAAQAREEQLEDLLSVRKEDTGS
- a CDS encoding response regulator, giving the protein MLSPAEGTPQAPTRVLVIDDEPQIVRALVINLKARRYEVDAAHDGATALRLAAARHPDVIVLDLGLPDMDGVEVIKGLRGWTRVPILVLSARHSSDEKVEALDAGADDYVTKPFGMDELLARLRAAVRRAEPAGGGEDEVLVETDEFTVDLAAKKVNRAGKDVRLTPTEWHLLEVLVRNTGRLVSQKQLLQEVWGPSYGTETNYLRVYMAQLRRKLEADPSHPKHFVTEPGMGYRFER
- a CDS encoding OB-fold nucleic acid binding domain-containing protein; the protein is MSAVPRSEKPVGRFRRMLDRLSSSQEDLESEELREDAETAGCTRIGDCQDRQIVTVTGTLRTVTLRPRAGVPALEAELFDGSAALDVVWLGRRSIVGIEPGRKLIASGRVSMSRGRRVLFNPKYELRPLGRE
- a CDS encoding DUF3159 domain-containing protein gives rise to the protein MTSLDKPTEDTTADDTTAADARAVTEAALFEAFGGVRGMVETVVPGLLFVTIFTINKDLHMSAIAALAVSLILVVVRLAMKDTVKHAFSGVFGVAFGVVFAMMTGNAKDFYLPGMLYTLGLALAYIITTLCGVPLIGLILGPVFKENLSWRTRNPGRKKAYAKASWAWGLILLAKCAILFPLYWWANTAQLGWVLIALKIPPFLLAVWLTWVFLAKAPAPIDVFAEMEAEEKAAAAASEASEASEAGGRHRREG
- a CDS encoding ATP-binding protein; amino-acid sequence: MARGKLRIYLGAAPGVGKTYAMLSEAHRRVERGTDCVVAFVEHHGRQRTEVMLHGLEQVPRRELEYRGGVFTEMDVDAVLARAPRVALVDELAHTNVPGSRNAKRWQDVQELLAAGVDVVSTVNIQHLESLGDVVESITGVRQQETVPDEFVRRADQIELVDMSPQALRRRMAHGNIYKPDKVDAALSNYFRPGNLTALRELALLWVADRVDEYLKQYRSEHHVSAIWGSRERIVVGLTGGPEGRTLIRRAARLAEKGAGGEVLAVYIARSDGLTSASPKELAVQRTLVEDLGGTFHHVVGDDIPAALLDFARGVNATQIVLGSSRRKAWQYVFGPGVGATVARESGSDLDVHIVTHDEVAKGRGLPVARGARLGRARIIWGWLVGVVGPVLLALLLNTVHLGLANDMLLFLAVTVAAALLGGLLPALASAAVGSLLLNYFYTPPLHRWTIADPKNIVAIVIFVGVGVSVASVVDLAARRTHQAARLRAESEILSYLAGNVLRGETSLEALLERVRETFGMESAALLERADDRAPWTRAGHVGFGRPVERPEDADVDVPVGDHLALALTGRVLPAEDRRVLAAFAAQAVVVLDRRRLQEEADQARALAEGNRIRTALLAAVSHDLRTPLAGIKAAVSSLRSDDVAWSEEDQAELLEGIEEGADRLDHLVGNLLDMSRLQTGTVTPIIREIDLDEVVPMALGGVPDPAVSVELDIPESLPMVAVDAGLLERSVANLVENAVKYSPGGEPVLVSASAMSDRVEVRVVDRGPGVPDEAKERIFAPFQRYGDAPRGAGVGLGLAVARGFAEAMGGTLNAEDTPGGGLTMVLTVRAAGPRLEPQAAQPAQPERHASC
- a CDS encoding potassium channel family protein — encoded protein: MHIVIMGCGRVGSALAQTLEQQGHTVAVIDQDPTAFRRLGSGFGGRRVTGVGFDQDTLREAGIEEAGAFAAVSSGDNSNIIAARVAREMFGIENVAARIYDPRRAEVYQRLGIPTVATVRWTADQMLRRLLPSGAEPLWRDPTGGVELAEVHAAPSWVGHKISKLQEETGVRVAFLTRLGEAILPTSQTVLQEGDLVHVMLRSDEVEKVEASFAEGPKEDGH
- a CDS encoding APC family permease translates to MSKLTDVPKRILIGRALRSDRLGETLLPKRIALPVFASDPLSSVAYAPGEVLLVLSIAGVSAYHFSPWIALAVVVLMFTVVASYRQNVHAYPSGGGDYEVATTNLGPKAGLTVASALLVDYVLTVAVSIASGIENLGSAIPFVVEHKVACAVAVIVLLTLMNLRGVKESGKLFAIPTYVFVAGVFIMIAWGAFRGLVLDDTMRAPTAEYTIKAEHQGLAGFALVFLLLRAFSSGCAALTGVEAISNGVPAFRKPKSKNAASTLAAMGLLAVTMFCGIIVLALFTKVRMAENPAVDLLHNGVAVGADYVQNPVITQVAEAVFGKDSFLFIVLAAATALVLFLAANTAYNGFPVLGSILAQDRYLPRQLHTRGDRLAFSNGIVLLAGAATLLVVIYGADSTRLIQLYIVGVFVSFTLSQIGMVRHWNRLLATETDQLKRRHMIRSRAINTFGAFFTGLVLIVVLVTKFTHGAWVALLGMVIFYGTMSAIRRHYDGVSAEIAAPEGPSDDTVRPSRVHSVLLISKIHRPTLRALAYAKLMRSDTLEALTVNVDPAETKTLRDEWERRGIDVPLKVLDSPYREVTRPVIEYVKSLRQESPRDAVSVIIPEYVVGHWYEHLLHNQSALRLKGRLLFTPGVMVTSVPYQLQSSEAAKKRARRRSEWNAPGSVRRGPAQQGHPKEPTGTGSGSAPGSSGPDAKK